From one Humulus lupulus chromosome 8, drHumLupu1.1, whole genome shotgun sequence genomic stretch:
- the LOC133794693 gene encoding BTB/POZ domain-containing protein At5g47800 isoform X2 has product MKFMKIGTRPDTFYTEEAVRTLISDIPSDLSIQINNISYLLHKFALLPRCGLLQRLCSSSDESEDTKIELHDIPGGEDAFELCAKFCYGITINLSAHNFVPAFCAAKFLRMTESVEKGNFILKLEAFFNSCILEGWKDSIVALQTTVKLPEWSENLGIIRKCIDSIVEKILTPPAKVSWSYTYTRPGYNKKQHSVPKDWWTEDISDLDIDMFRCIITAIRTINILPSQLIGEALHVYARRWLPDTTKIKPPESSVSHAEESDERSRRILETIVSMIPADKGSVSVGFLMRLVSTANYLGASPVTKTELLRKCSLQLEEAAVEDLLFPSQSSLNQHYYDIDLVSAVVESFLVICRRQPPATVESSQFLRSLRKVGKLIDSYLQVVARDANMPLLKVVSLAETIPDISRENHDEIYKAINIYLKEHPDLNKAEKKRLCRILDCQKLSPEVRSHAVKNERLPLRTVVQLLYFEQERGSTAANDINKLSFQELIPRGKTTPTPRNDQVSKLKLGTDDNKSTKGDSTARSTTVSEIGEKDHHHHHHQHHQRMKRGDGKLPLEMERKANKGEIEEVEASAKKMNQKGNSRPSEHGRDRGRDR; this is encoded by the exons ATGAAGTTCATGAAAATTGGGACCAGGCCTGACACCTTCTACACAGAAGAAGCTGTGAG GACTTTAATCTCAGATATACCAAGTGACCTTTCTATACAGATTAACAATATCAGCTATCTTCTCCACAAG TTTGCACTTCTTCCGAGGTGTGGTCTCTTGCAACGGCTTTGCTCCAGCTCTGATGAATCAGAAGATACCAAGATAGAGCTTCATGACATTCCTGGAGGAGAAGATGCTTTTGAATTATGTGCTAAGTTCTGTTATGGAATCACAATCAATCTCAGTGCTCACAACTTTGTACCTGCCTTCTGTGCTGCTAAGTTCCTTAGAATGACTGAATCTGTAGAGAAAGGAAACTTTATTCTGAAGCTTGAGGCTTTCTTCAATTCTTGTATTCTTGAAGGCTGGAAGGACTCCATTGTCGCACTACAGACCACAGTGAAGTTACCTGAGTGGTCTGAAAATCTTGGAATTATCAGAAAGTGTATCGATTCAATTGTCGAGAAAATCCTTACGCCTCCTGCTAAG GTCAGTTGGTCCTACACTTATACCAGACCAGGTTACAACAAAAAACAGCATTCTGTCCCTAAGGATTGGTGGACAGAAGACATATCTGACCTTGATATAGACATGTTTCGATGTATAATTACCGCGATTAGAACGATAAACATCCTGCCATCGCAGCTTATTGGTGAAGCTTTGCACGTCTATGCCCGTCGGTGGTTACCAGATACCACAAAGATTAAGCCTCCAGAGAGTTCAGTGTCCCATGCTGAAGAATCAGATGAAAGGAGTAGAAGAATTCTTGAAACCATCGTGAGTATGATCCCTGCAGATAAAGGATCAGTTTCTGTTGGTTTCTTGATGAGGCTTGTTAGCACTGCAAACTATCTAGGAGCCTCTCCAGTGACAAAGACAGAATTGTTAAGGAAATGTAGTCTACAACTTGAGGAGGCAGCAGTAGAAGACTTGCTTTTTCCTTCACAATCATCCCTTAACCAACATTATTACGACATTGACCTGGTTTCAGCAGTGGTAGAAAGTTTCTTGGTGATATGCAGAAGACAACCTCCTGCCACTGTAGAAAGCAGCCAATTTCTTAGATCTCTAAGAAAAGTTGGGAAACTCATTGATTCTTATCTTCAAGTTGTTGCCAGAGATGCCAATATGCCATTATTGAAAGTAGTTTCTCTGGCTGAAACTATCCCAGATATTTCCAGGGAAAACCATGACGAAATCTACAAGGCAATTAACATTTATCTAAAG GAGCACCCTGACTTGAACAAAGCAGAGAAAAAACGACTGTGCCGGATCTTGGATTGCCAAAAGTTGTCCCCAGAGGTAAGATCCCATGCTGTGAAAAACGAGAGGCTGCCGCTGAGAACCGTGGTGCAACTCCTCTACTTCGAACAAGAGAGAGGTTCTACGGCAGCAAACGACATTAATAAACTCTCATTCCAGGAGCTGATTCCCAGAGGGAAAACGACACCAACTCCCCGAAATGATCAGGTTAGTAAGCTCAAGCTTGGTACAGATGATAACAAGTCCACTAAAGGAGACAGCACCGCTAGAAGCACAACTGTATCAGAAATTGGTGAAAAAgatcatcaccatcatcatcaccAACATCACCAGAGAATGAAAAGAGGAGATGGGAAGTTGCCTTTGGAAATGGAAAGAAAGGCGAACAAAGGAGAAATCGAAGAAGTTGAAGCTTCAGCCAAAAAGATGAACCAAAAGGGTAATAGTAGACCATCAGAGCATGGCCGAGACAGAGGCAGAGACAGATAG
- the LOC133794693 gene encoding BTB/POZ domain-containing protein At5g47800 isoform X1: MKFMKIGTRPDTFYTEEAVRTLISDIPSDLSIQINNISYLLHKLQFALLPRCGLLQRLCSSSDESEDTKIELHDIPGGEDAFELCAKFCYGITINLSAHNFVPAFCAAKFLRMTESVEKGNFILKLEAFFNSCILEGWKDSIVALQTTVKLPEWSENLGIIRKCIDSIVEKILTPPAKVSWSYTYTRPGYNKKQHSVPKDWWTEDISDLDIDMFRCIITAIRTINILPSQLIGEALHVYARRWLPDTTKIKPPESSVSHAEESDERSRRILETIVSMIPADKGSVSVGFLMRLVSTANYLGASPVTKTELLRKCSLQLEEAAVEDLLFPSQSSLNQHYYDIDLVSAVVESFLVICRRQPPATVESSQFLRSLRKVGKLIDSYLQVVARDANMPLLKVVSLAETIPDISRENHDEIYKAINIYLKEHPDLNKAEKKRLCRILDCQKLSPEVRSHAVKNERLPLRTVVQLLYFEQERGSTAANDINKLSFQELIPRGKTTPTPRNDQVSKLKLGTDDNKSTKGDSTARSTTVSEIGEKDHHHHHHQHHQRMKRGDGKLPLEMERKANKGEIEEVEASAKKMNQKGNSRPSEHGRDRGRDR, translated from the exons ATGAAGTTCATGAAAATTGGGACCAGGCCTGACACCTTCTACACAGAAGAAGCTGTGAG GACTTTAATCTCAGATATACCAAGTGACCTTTCTATACAGATTAACAATATCAGCTATCTTCTCCACAAG TTGCAGTTTGCACTTCTTCCGAGGTGTGGTCTCTTGCAACGGCTTTGCTCCAGCTCTGATGAATCAGAAGATACCAAGATAGAGCTTCATGACATTCCTGGAGGAGAAGATGCTTTTGAATTATGTGCTAAGTTCTGTTATGGAATCACAATCAATCTCAGTGCTCACAACTTTGTACCTGCCTTCTGTGCTGCTAAGTTCCTTAGAATGACTGAATCTGTAGAGAAAGGAAACTTTATTCTGAAGCTTGAGGCTTTCTTCAATTCTTGTATTCTTGAAGGCTGGAAGGACTCCATTGTCGCACTACAGACCACAGTGAAGTTACCTGAGTGGTCTGAAAATCTTGGAATTATCAGAAAGTGTATCGATTCAATTGTCGAGAAAATCCTTACGCCTCCTGCTAAG GTCAGTTGGTCCTACACTTATACCAGACCAGGTTACAACAAAAAACAGCATTCTGTCCCTAAGGATTGGTGGACAGAAGACATATCTGACCTTGATATAGACATGTTTCGATGTATAATTACCGCGATTAGAACGATAAACATCCTGCCATCGCAGCTTATTGGTGAAGCTTTGCACGTCTATGCCCGTCGGTGGTTACCAGATACCACAAAGATTAAGCCTCCAGAGAGTTCAGTGTCCCATGCTGAAGAATCAGATGAAAGGAGTAGAAGAATTCTTGAAACCATCGTGAGTATGATCCCTGCAGATAAAGGATCAGTTTCTGTTGGTTTCTTGATGAGGCTTGTTAGCACTGCAAACTATCTAGGAGCCTCTCCAGTGACAAAGACAGAATTGTTAAGGAAATGTAGTCTACAACTTGAGGAGGCAGCAGTAGAAGACTTGCTTTTTCCTTCACAATCATCCCTTAACCAACATTATTACGACATTGACCTGGTTTCAGCAGTGGTAGAAAGTTTCTTGGTGATATGCAGAAGACAACCTCCTGCCACTGTAGAAAGCAGCCAATTTCTTAGATCTCTAAGAAAAGTTGGGAAACTCATTGATTCTTATCTTCAAGTTGTTGCCAGAGATGCCAATATGCCATTATTGAAAGTAGTTTCTCTGGCTGAAACTATCCCAGATATTTCCAGGGAAAACCATGACGAAATCTACAAGGCAATTAACATTTATCTAAAG GAGCACCCTGACTTGAACAAAGCAGAGAAAAAACGACTGTGCCGGATCTTGGATTGCCAAAAGTTGTCCCCAGAGGTAAGATCCCATGCTGTGAAAAACGAGAGGCTGCCGCTGAGAACCGTGGTGCAACTCCTCTACTTCGAACAAGAGAGAGGTTCTACGGCAGCAAACGACATTAATAAACTCTCATTCCAGGAGCTGATTCCCAGAGGGAAAACGACACCAACTCCCCGAAATGATCAGGTTAGTAAGCTCAAGCTTGGTACAGATGATAACAAGTCCACTAAAGGAGACAGCACCGCTAGAAGCACAACTGTATCAGAAATTGGTGAAAAAgatcatcaccatcatcatcaccAACATCACCAGAGAATGAAAAGAGGAGATGGGAAGTTGCCTTTGGAAATGGAAAGAAAGGCGAACAAAGGAGAAATCGAAGAAGTTGAAGCTTCAGCCAAAAAGATGAACCAAAAGGGTAATAGTAGACCATCAGAGCATGGCCGAGACAGAGGCAGAGACAGATAG